The Candidatus Binatia bacterium region GCAGCCGGTTCTGGAGGACGCGGAGGATCTCGGAGCGCGTGAGCAACCGGCCGACCAGGTTCAATCGCGCCTCGTTCTCGATCGCCTCCAGGAGGACGCCGAACGGTTCTCGCCAACCGTCGTCGCCGAAATCGTCGAGGCCGGTCTCGGCGGTGGCGGACTCGAGCAGCGAGTCGGCGTCGAGGCGGACGACGTGTTCGCTGCCGCCCAGGCTGGTACCGATCGTGTTGAGGTCCTGGACCCAGTTCGGGCGCGGGGTCTCTTTCATCGCCGGAATCTCCTCGTCACGCCGGCCCGCCGTCGCTCAATCTGCGAGCGCCGCTCGTCGCCGCCGAACGAGGGCGTTTCTGCGGGGAGGTGACGACGAAGGTCTTCGAGCCGGACGACGGATGCCTGCGGAACCGCGGCGTCGTCCGACCAGATCCAGCGGTACGAGACCATGCCGTCCGGCCGACCTTCGGTGTCGAGCCAGTTCGGGATGTGAGGATCGGTCGCCGATACGACCAGTCGGAAGCGACCGTCCGCATCGACCTGCATCTGCTCACCGTTGAGGCTGCAGATGCGGTTGGTGACGTCGAGCGATTCGAACCAGGGCGCGGAGTAGAGTTGGAAGGACCAGTAGCGTGCGTTCGGGCGGTCGCATTCGATGAGAAGACCCTCGCCGTCTTCGAGGCGATACCAGCCGCCTCCGTACAGAATGTCGGCAGCCCCTCCCGGGACCGATGACGGAGGAGAGAGTGCGTTGTCGCCGCTTCTCTCGCGACGAGCGGCAAGGAAGCGGTTCCAGAAGACGACGCTCTGCTCGACCCAATGGATCGCTTTTTCGAGCCTATCGTTCACCACCGCGGGCTCAAGGCGTCCCGGCGCCTTTCCTTCGAACCCGAGACGGTCAATCGAGACCGGCGGGACCGCGTCGTTCTCCCAGTCCGTGACGTACAGTCGGACGAGTACATGGTCTACGTCGGGATGGAGCGGGACCCAGTTCTTCGGCTGCTCGTCCGACGAAAGCCAGATCTCGAGGTTGCCGTCATCGTCGATGGCGAGATCCTGCAGGCTGCGCTCCTGGAAGACTCGGTACTGCTCGAGCTGCATCTCTCCTTCGGGGGTCGACAGGATGAGATTTCGAAGGCCTGTGGTGTCGAGTCGCACGCGATAGGTCCCGCGTGGGTCGATCTTGGCGCGGAGGTAGTGGTTGTCGGTGTTGGGACCGCCCCATTTGATCGTGTCGTCGTCGTATCGGTGGAAGGTCGGGAACTCGGGGTCGTGGAAGTCGACGTACCACTGGAGGGCGTACGTGGTGAGCCGCGTGAGATGTCGAAAGCCTTCGGCGCGGAGCGTCGGGTCGTTCGGAAAGTCGTCCTCGAGGATTCGTTCGCCGACGCTTTTGAGGCGGTCGCAGAATTCGCGCCACGCGTCGCCGGAGAGGAGTCGCCGTTCAGCCTCGGTGTTTTTCTCGCTCATGACGTTCTTCGTGTATCCGAGGTGAAGGGGGACCGGAAGGAGGAGCGGGCTTGACCGGAGCGCCCCGGAAAGCGAAGTGCTCCAGGATGAAGATCGGGCTCTGCTTCTTCCCCACCGATGATTCCATTCACCCCGCCGAGCTGGCGACCGCGGCCGAAGAGCGTGGCATCGAGTCGGTGTGGCTCGCCGAGCACTCACACATTCCGGTCACGGATGGGACGCCGGGCCCCGGTGGTCCGGGACTACCGCGGGAGTACTACGCGGTGGCGGATCCGTTCGTCTCCCTGGGAATCATGGCGGGTGCGACGGAGGAGCTTCTGCTGGGCACCGGCGTCTGTCTGGTTCCGCAGCGCGACGTGTTCCAGCTCGCGAAAGAGGTCGCGACGATCGACTTCTTCTCGGGCGGTCGCTTTCTCTTCGGCGTGGGCGGTGGGTGGAACGCTCCGGAGATCGAGGACCACGGGACCGACCCGGCGGTTCGCTTCGGTGTGATGCGGGAGCGGATCGAGGCGATGAAGGTGCTGTGGACCGAGGAGAAGGCCGAGTACCACGGGAAGCACGTCGACTTCGGACCTTGCTTCGCGTGGCCGAAGCCCTTCCAGAAGCCGAATCCGCCGATCCACGTCGGCGGCACGTCGATCAAGCGGGCAGTGCGCTACGGCGATGGCTGGATTCCCCTCGCCGGACTCGGCGACGGGGACCCGGTGAACCGGATGGAGGAGCTTCGCACCGAGTTGGAGAAGGCCGGCAGGAGCCCCGACGGGTTCGAGGTGTCGATCTACTTCTGTCCGGCGGACGAAGACTATCTCGGACGATGCCGCGACGCCGGAATCACGCGGGGGCTCTTCGGCTTACCGTCCGACGGACGCGATTCCGCGCTCGCCGCTCTGGACGGGTACGCGAAGCTCGTCGGCTGAGCTATTCCGCGACGCTCTTGAACGCGGTCGCATTGTTCTTTCGGACGTCGTCCAGCTCGAAGGTCGAGGTGAAGCACTCGTTCGTCTCGCGATTCACGAGTTGGATGGTGAACGGGAGAGACGCGGGTAGGGGGAGAGTCGGAACGACCGCACCTTTAGCCTTCAGGAGGATGCGGGACTTGCCGGCTGTGCCGCCGACGAGTTGAATTTTCGTGATCCCCGACGCCGGGGTAGGAACAGATCTGCTACCGAGTCGTCGGCGAAGGTTGATCATCCTCCCCCCGCCGGCGGGTCTCTTTGCGGGCGCCCGGAGACAGGGCCGTGGTATTTCGCGCTCTGGGTTGTAGGGTCGGGCCGATGAACCGCTTGGTCGCCCACCTGGTCCGCGTCTTCATCCGCTGGATGCCCGACGCCTTCGCCGTCGCGATCCTCCTGACCCTGCTCACCGTCGTCCTAGCGGTCGTCGTGGCTGACTACCCGCTGAAGTCTGCTGTCGAAGCGTGGGGCGACGGCTTCTGGAATCTCCTGACCTTCACGAACCAGATCAGCCTCACGTTATTGTTCGGCTACGCGTTCGCGAACACGCCCCCGGTTCGTCGCGGGCTGTTGCGCATTGCCGGACTCGTCACATCGGCCCCGATGGCGTACGGCCTCGCGTGCTTCATCACCGGCGTTCTTGCGCTATTCTCGTGGGGGCTGAGTCTCGTAGCGGCGGGCATCATGGCGCGGGCGGTCGGAGAGGCGTGCCTGCGCAAAGGGATCCGAGTGCATTACCCGCTTCTCGTCGCGTCGTCGTTCTCGGGCTTCGTGATCTGGCATCAGGGGCTCACGAGTTCGGTCGGTCTCGCGATCGCCACGCCGGGCAACTTCCTCGAAGAGCAGATCGGTCTGATCGCGACGTCGCAGACGGTGTTCACGCCGTGGAATATCGCGGTCGCGCTGTTCGTGTTGTTCACGTTGCCTCTCGTGATGGCGTCCCTTCGTCCGGCCGACGAGGACATCGAGGAGATGAACGTCCCGCAAGACGTGGTCCCGCAGGAGCGCGAGAACACCGAGGTGACGCCCGCGCGCTTTCTCGAGCGCTCGCCGGCAGTGAGTCTCCCAATCGTCGCGATGGGGCTCTTCTTTCTCGGCGTCCACTTCTTCGCTCGCGACAAAGGGCTCGAACTCAATATCTTGAACTTCGCGTTCTTGATCGCCGGCTTGGCGCTTGCCGGCTCCGCTGTGAAGTACGCGGAGGTGATTGCCGATGGGGGGCGGGTCGTCGCGCCGTTCCTCCTACAGTACCCGTTCTACGCCGGGATCGCGGGGTTGATGGGCGACTCTGGGCTCGCGCGAATGGTCGTCGAGGCCTTCGTGTCGATCTCGATCCCGACCACTCTCCCGGTGTTCGCCTTTCTGTCCGGCGGCTTGTTGAACATCTTCATCCCGTCGGGTGGCGGTCAGTGGGCGGTGCAGGGACCGATCATGATGGCGGCGGCGCAGGAGGTGGGCGCGGATCTGCCGCGGGTCGCGATGGGCGTTGCCTTGGGCGATCAGTG contains the following coding sequences:
- a CDS encoding LLM class F420-dependent oxidoreductase produces the protein MKIGLCFFPTDDSIHPAELATAAEERGIESVWLAEHSHIPVTDGTPGPGGPGLPREYYAVADPFVSLGIMAGATEELLLGTGVCLVPQRDVFQLAKEVATIDFFSGGRFLFGVGGGWNAPEIEDHGTDPAVRFGVMRERIEAMKVLWTEEKAEYHGKHVDFGPCFAWPKPFQKPNPPIHVGGTSIKRAVRYGDGWIPLAGLGDGDPVNRMEELRTELEKAGRSPDGFEVSIYFCPADEDYLGRCRDAGITRGLFGLPSDGRDSALAALDGYAKLVG
- a CDS encoding DUF1214 domain-containing protein, translated to MSEKNTEAERRLLSGDAWREFCDRLKSVGERILEDDFPNDPTLRAEGFRHLTRLTTYALQWYVDFHDPEFPTFHRYDDDTIKWGGPNTDNHYLRAKIDPRGTYRVRLDTTGLRNLILSTPEGEMQLEQYRVFQERSLQDLAIDDDGNLEIWLSSDEQPKNWVPLHPDVDHVLVRLYVTDWENDAVPPVSIDRLGFEGKAPGRLEPAVVNDRLEKAIHWVEQSVVFWNRFLAARRERSGDNALSPPSSVPGGAADILYGGGWYRLEDGEGLLIECDRPNARYWSFQLYSAPWFESLDVTNRICSLNGEQMQVDADGRFRLVVSATDPHIPNWLDTEGRPDGMVSYRWIWSDDAAVPQASVVRLEDLRRHLPAETPSFGGDERRSQIERRRAGVTRRFRR
- a CDS encoding TIGR00366 family protein; its protein translation is MNRLVAHLVRVFIRWMPDAFAVAILLTLLTVVLAVVVADYPLKSAVEAWGDGFWNLLTFTNQISLTLLFGYAFANTPPVRRGLLRIAGLVTSAPMAYGLACFITGVLALFSWGLSLVAAGIMARAVGEACLRKGIRVHYPLLVASSFSGFVIWHQGLTSSVGLAIATPGNFLEEQIGLIATSQTVFTPWNIAVALFVLFTLPLVMASLRPADEDIEEMNVPQDVVPQERENTEVTPARFLERSPAVSLPIVAMGLFFLGVHFFARDKGLELNILNFAFLIAGLALAGSAVKYAEVIADGGRVVAPFLLQYPFYAGIAGLMGDSGLARMVVEAFVSISIPTTLPVFAFLSGGLLNIFIPSGGGQWAVQGPIMMAAAQEVGADLPRVAMGVALGDQWTNLIQPLVLMPVLMIARIGAREIMGYTFVALFWTGAVFSLSLLLF